ACAATCAATCGCCAGCACCAAGGCCAAGTCCACCGCGAGTGCAGCTTCAGCGGATGGGGTGAGGGCTGTTGCGCCGAGGCCCGTGAGAACTGCACGCCGGGTGAAAGACATGGTGCTCAGGCGGGTCTTGCCCCGGCAATCTCGCGGAAGAGTTTCAACCGGATGGCCCGTGTATAAGCATTGAAATTATCGGCCTCGATTACGAAGCTGCCCGCGCCGCCTGCCACGCTGCTTTTCATGTAAGCGGCAAGATCAGGATGGCCATCGGTGACGGCGAGGCCGTTGATCACCACGCCCGCACTTACAAGACGGTCACGCACCGGCTTCACTTCGATGCCCATATTGGAATGGCCATTGGTGGAAACATCGATGACGCGGCGCGCAGCAACGGGCGCTGAGAGCAGCAGTTTTTCAGCAAAGGCGAGAGCGTTTCCCGTGGCAGTTGATCCGGCCAGGATGGTGCGTGGCGCGGTCAACACCGCATCAGCTACCGCATTGGCTTCGGCCCCGGTGCGCACAATG
This genomic interval from Aestuariivirga litoralis contains the following:
- a CDS encoding DUF1194 domain-containing protein gives rise to the protein MPSFTPSRREFLGAAFASALPGMALAEPPVDLALALAIDCSLSVDDYDYKLQLRGTGQALIDSTLLQLIEQGENHVIAVSAFLWSSPKAQQVIVPWRIVRTGAEANAVADAVLTAPRTILAGSTATGNALAFAEKLLLSAPVAARRVIDVSTNGHSNMGIEVKPVRDRLVSAGVVINGLAVTDGHPDLAAYMKSSVAGGAGSFVIEADNFNAYTRAIRLKLFREIAGARPA